Sequence from the Neomonachus schauinslandi chromosome 9, ASM220157v2, whole genome shotgun sequence genome:
GTCAGAAGGGGTCAGTGTATTGTCAAGTCTGATGGCATGACctagagagggaagagaaatggcTTGAAACCCgcagaacagaaaaaggacaccTACCCCACCCAAAGTATATGaagcatgaaagagaaaaaaagagtgtCTACTTGAGAGGCCTACAGGAAAGACTATTGTTACAAAACAGATTTCAATTAGGGAAAGGATATGAAAAGAACTTTTCAAAGAGCACTTGAGAATACAGGGTGTGTGACACCTTCTGGGCATGGTTCCAGAGGATAACATAGAAGGGTTAAAGAATAGGAATTTCCAATAAGGAGCTCTGAAGTTTGTGCTATTAAAGGCTCTCTATTGTTACTCTggtaaaaatctggaaacaatttcatttttgGTCCCTGATTTCTATAAACATCATGCATGTGtcccccagttttgttttgttttgttttttaagattttatttatttatttatttgacagagacagcgagagagggaacacaagcagggggagtgggagagggagaagcaggtttccagcagagcagggagcctgctgcggggctcaattccaggaccctaggatcatgacctgagctgaaggcagatgcttaacgactgagccacccacgcgtccctcCCCCAAACAGTTTTAAGATAAAGTTCACATATAAGCACTTACctctatttctgtaattttttcaGAAGGATTATCAATTAGGAAACGTGCTAAAGTCCCAGGAGTAGTTCTGTAAGTTAGAATGATTGAGTTTTTAGGGTCCTGACACCACTGAATGAAGAGATCCCTTGAAAATCCACATTCCAGGTCAGGCTGGCTGGCGAGTACCACTTTGGGGCTAGGTACCCGAGCCAAGTCGGAAAGACCGTGACATAAAGAGAGATGGCGAAACTGAaatggattatttcttttatcttcaaAACATCTCATCAATTTGTCACTCATCCATTCTACCTAATATAGGGGGAAAGGATGACCATAATTAGAAAATACTAGATTATAACTGCAATGTCTTCCACAAAGTCTAGAAGTTCCTGGTCTGTCTTCTTTTAAGGCTTTACCACCAATGGTTCTTTAAACATGTACCATTCTGATGAGCAGCttattctctgttctgttccccattatatcctcccacccccatagTTCATCCCTAAAAATCCaattttgcattatatttcaGTTACAAGTCACCTTAAATCTTACTGAGAAAGCAGagtataagttttaaataaatatcttaccCAAGATTGCTATTTCAAGGGAAAGAGCTtattcagaaagaagagaaaaatggattcTAACACTTATatcctatgaggtaggttctacttttgtccccattttacagattgtgATACCAAGCATTAGGGAAGCAACTTGCCCaatctgtaagatggggacaaAAACAGAACCTACTTCATAGGATCTAGAAGGACTAAACGAAATATTCCATGTTAACACACAGAACAAGTGGTTCAttaccattatcatcatcaccatcaacctcttcaacagaagaataaaatccaaagggCAACTAAAACATTGTTTTCCAGAAGTCCAATTTCTGTAGCAAACTTCTGTATTGCAAATGACACCATGAAAACAAACCTGGGACTTGGAAAACTCCACCACATTATAGCTGACATTATTCAGGAGTGCCAGTGAGTAGACACCCAATCCTGCATCTTTAGTTCTCCAGATTTGATCAAGGAGTTGAGCAAGTTCCAAAACTCTGCCTGCAGTGTCCACTGCTATTAATACATTTCCATCACCTCGAAGTGTTTCCAGGACATTTGCTAGAACACAAGAATGTAAAATCCATAGAGAACATAACAATACCTTGCTGCAAAATTAAAGATGACTTAATCTCCAGTATAAAGtctgaaatttataaataagcaATTATTAGGACAggtacacaattttaaaaattccactcaGGTTATTACAACTACTTTTTATTCTGTGAATGTATCTTCATAGGAATGAAAGACAATGCCattaattctcaattttttttcactgaaaaagtGTAAATCAGTGGTCCCCAGCCCTCTTCACCCACAGTCCACATAAAAAATGACATTCATACAGTACACTGGGGCCAATTATTTACAACTCTGTTACAAATGATTCCCAAATTTATACACACAAGTACACACATTCATACTTTATTTTGTACGTAcacattttgtgtgtatgtatgcctACACAATAAAATATAGATCAAATTCCCTCTTCCAACAAAAGTATCTTTAGGAGTAGATTTCCTTGCTCTACATTAAAGTTGGCTTGGAAACACTTGGTAAAACCAAACtctagcaaaaacaaacaaaaaaacacaagaacTAAACACCTTCTTAAAGTGAATACAACACAATACACaaactctgccttttttttttttttttttttaaagactttatttgtcagagagagcgagagagcgcgcccaagcagggagagtggcaggcagagggagaagcaggctccctgctgagcaaggaacccaatgcaggactcgatcccagaacgctgggatcatgacctgagccgaaggcagatgctcaatcgactgagacacccaggcatcccacaagcTCTGCTTTTTAAGTAGGTATATGAAAGCAGTGGtttcaaacatatttaaaagtaGAATCTAATTTTCCTGTTGAAATCCCATGTAGCTtataaaaaaagaaggtaaagcaGCTGGAGCCAAAGCAGAAGCAACCAGGGATGGCCCAGAGGCTCCTCTTTAGAACTGAGACTACTAGATTAGAGTGTAAGACTCCCAACACCAAAAATCAATGGACTATTTGCATCCTCATGtatctcctttgctcatttttttttcttttttttttcctttgctcatttttcttttagagtaTGTGtttttctaatagattttttttttaagattttatttatttaagagagagagagagagagagagaatgagcacgcaagcaaggggagcagcagggggagaggaagaaacagacaccctgctaagcagggagcctgatgcggaactcaatcccaggaccccaggatcatgacctatgccaaaggcagacgcttaactaactgagccacccaggtgcccttttttaaTAGATTTCTATGAGCTCTTCATGTATTCTGGCATTCCCTAGACCTATATCAGTGAATGCCACATAGAGCTAGCTATGTGCTGAATGACAGGGAGAAGTCAATCTCTACACCTATCCCATAAAAGCTGAATTCAGATGAACTAAAGCATCTTTTTGTACAAAATAATGATATGGTcacataatattttttcaaaaatattagagttagaggcacctgggtggctcagtcagttaagcatccaactcttgattttggctcaagtcatgatctcagggtcgggagattgagccccacatgggctccacactgggggtgaaggctgcttaagattctctctctctccctctgcccctcccccacatctccctctcttaaaaaaaaaaaaaaaattagagttaaCCAATCTCTCATGACCAGAAAAGTgttaaacaaaatagaagaaacagtAATTCATACTACCATGCACCTCCACAGAGGACATTACTATGTAATACGTACTCAGAAGCTGCTCATCTCTCTGTTTTCTCCGAGGTTGCACATACGTAGCATTAAAGGAATCTGTGATAAGCAGGGAGGGTCTGCTTAGCATTTCCAGGGAACATCCATTTAAATGGCTATAACAAAGTTGAAGAAGAGGAGTATAACATTACTTCAAATAAACAGCTGCTTATCTCACCTAAAAAATAAGCAACTTCCTTTTAAAAGACTTTTCCTTCCCTAACTATAAAAGGACAGGTGCTCATTAATAAGAAAtctagtacatttaaaaaaaaggaaaattaagatcTTCCAGAGTTCCATCACTCAGAGAAATCGATATAATATTTTGGTATACATCCTTCTAAGCATATaaatacacttttctttttttttttaagattttatttatttattaacagagagagagacagtgagagagggaacacaagcagagggggtgggagagggagaaacaggcttcccgcagagcagggagcccaacgctgggcttgatcccaggatcttgggatcgtgacctgagccaaggtagacgcttaaccaactgagccacccaggcgcccccaaatacaCTTTTCTAAGcatatatgtgtgaatatattttacaaaaccGGTATCTCATGTATATGCCTCTATACTCAGTTCTATACCCTGGTTTTCTCCCATGACACTAAAACTGAtttctaaatctattttttaacaaTTGTAAAAACCTCTTACTGTGTATTTTATCTGATCACTTCCCTTTGTTTAGGTTACTTTTCTCATCATTATAAATAATCTCAAAGAACATTTTTGCAAAAAACTTTGATTGCATTTCTGATTGTTTCTTTAGGCCACATTCCTAGAAATTATTTACTACAATACACAATTTTGCTAAATGGCTTTCCAGAAAGATTTAACCTTTTTCAGAAAGCTCTACCTTTTCCAGAAAGAATGAGCAACTCACGATTTCCTAGAAGAATACTACCATTTAAACATCATTTTAaggatatttaattttaaaaagaattactatTTAAAGTTTTTTACTTTATAACTTTGGTCCATGTTGTAACTGGCATCTTTTTGATTGGTTAATACCTGGTCTTACACACGTAAGCCTTTAGCCAACAagctgcaaatattttccctattttattgGTCTTTAGTTTACTGTTTCAGATGTTTTGAATCTGTATGTAATCAAATCTATCAGAGTTTTCCTTTGTAACTTGATCCGCTGCCTTTACACTCACATACTCTTATCAGAGATTAGACTCACCCATACggtttcattttctattttattctaatccatctgaaatttatttgttatgtggtaaaaaacaaacaagaaaaaccacAAACTGACTTTTTCCCAAAATGTTTGAATACCATTTACTCGAATACCCATACTTTCCTCATTAATCTGTGATTAAAAGAGCCTAAAACTTATTAGTCTTATATACTTCTAAATAGAAGATACAAAAGATCTTGAGGCTACTGTAATCTCATACAAAATAACTATGAACTTAATGTACAGAAATTACAAAAGAAGCCTCTATGAAACTAAATGCCAAAACAATTTTATAGTAATGCTGTGAGTagaaaacaaagtatttaaaattacaacTACTGTGTCCCTTTTAAAAGGAGTTTGACTTTAAATATAGTTATATCATAATTActaactttacaaaaaaaaaaacccacaaaggtcCTTCAAATAACAGGTCAAGtagcatataaaatataattttacgtACAAAAATTAATCTCCTTTGCAACATCTCCAGAGAGATATCTGTTTTAGACTGGATACTTACATGTCAGTTTGTAAAATACATTATCTCTTATATCAAAGTTTCCCCTCACAATGCAAAAAATTCACTATTTGAGGCCTTTAAGTAGTTCTAgatttctagttaaaaaaaaaaaagaactttttagtttaattttcCCTCCAAAGAATGAAACAATACCAACTGCATTTCCATTAGCTTTTGTCTGGATATACCTACATCTCCCTCTTGTGGTTAAAGTCAACTGCATACACAATTTCTTCTTCTCCATCTTTGACTATTTTCCATATTGTTCCACCTATCATATGACCAGCTGGCAGAGGTGTGATAGACAAGCCATGTCCTTTACCTATGTTAATAAGAGAGAGACAATACTCAGATTTCTTTTACAAGCCTAAAGAAAGCTTATTTATTTGTAAACTATTTTTAATAGCTAATATATGCAGTGATACAAAATCCCAAAGTAAAAAGGCAAACACTGAAAATGTAAGTCTCACTCTTCTGCCCCCCCCAGCTACTCCATTCCCTCACTGTAGACAAACTCTCTTGTCGTTTTGTTATGAATTCTTGCAGACGTATCTGTGTTCATAAACTGAAATATTAGAGATTGGATTTAAATGCCAGTACCCTATTAAATTACttaatatgaatgaataaatttgaatatttattcGGTACACACACAatcaaatgtttccatttttgctAACCTGAAATTGACAGAGTAACAATACAAATCTCATGGTAAAAAATTTATCCTATAGAAAAATTAAGTACAAGCCCAACTGTTGTGACATTGTTATTTCTTGGTCAACTCATCAGAGTCCACCATGGCACCATTTTCTCAATTTCAACGCAAGGCTTCATATTTAATCTCCCTCCACAGATGAGAAATCTATACTTAACAGAGGGCTTCCTGACCTAATTAAGTAATAAACTTCTTAATACCCAATTCTAGAATTCAGTTATCTTCTACTATGCTGCCAAGGCACTGCATTTCCTTCAAGACTTCAATCACTACATTTAGTCATCTGAGCCCCTCAACCGTGAACTCCTAGGAGGAGGATCTGGCACGTTACCTTTGTGCATCATACACAGTAAACACTAAATAAGTCATTCCCAAGTTAAATGTGAAAAGGCTCGAGCTATTAACATTGTGTTAGTATTTAATCTGGAATGTTTAAAATCCAAATGACTTGGGAGAAGTTCAGCATTCCATGTGAGAACAtgctaatcttttctttttcagaccacagtgcctATGATTTTTACTACAAATTCCCCTTGTACTTTTCAAAATCAGTTAAACCCCCTTGGTCCAATTACTTACTATTGGAATCATTTTTTACCTTTCAAATTCACAATCTGAGAGAATTTTAactgctgtattttatcaaaggCTGCATCCACATCATCTAACGTGAAGAGTGTAAAGTCTTCTGTATTGTGTCGAGACTAAAAGCAGCACATAAATCAGAGGTTAAACATGATCACTACAGGAGTGtaaaaagcagtttttaattGCTTGAGTTACCTGGTAAAGATCATACATGAACATCTGTCCCATTTTATAAACAGGAATGGTCGCGTAGATAGCACAGTTCAGACCCAGCTTCCCGACGGCATACGGGAGAGCACCAAGATGAAGAGGATCGGGGTGGGACAACAGTACTGCATCAATTTGGTGAACATGCCTAGGAGAACATGATCAAAATGGCTTCTCAATTTCTCCAATCTTGTTTTTAAGAGTAAAGACTAGGCTGGGGTAAAAGAGCAGAAGAGCTGAAATTATGATACCTAGCAATACCAGTTACTACTACCCCGTCCTGCATAGATATCAAAAGTATGGTATGTGTTGCACAAAACGtctacacacataaaaaaaatgtctacacacataaaaaaagaaaaaagagcatcAGTAGATACCACACATAAGCTGCTTGTGAATGGCTGTTTCATATACTATTAAAGTTCAAGAACTCAACTTGAAATTTCAGAAATTGTTAGGGAGAGGATATTTAAATGGCCATATATTTATTATGGATTTTTGCCTCTGCTTTTTAGCATGGTGACTGATAGCATATTCACTATAGTGAAACTTCAATTAATAAAGCATATGGTCTCACTGacagaagaaattagaaaaaaaatgttttgctaaaagttctcagtttttaaatatttaagttctctttccttccataATTAGTACAATACCACAAGCATTAAGTGAATTTTTCTTTGATAGATTAGTATCCTTTTGTATCTCATGGTCATTATTCTGGGCACCAAAGCTCAATATGAAGgatcaaaagacataaaaagtaAGCGAATGTGATCTGATGGCAGACTTTTCACATGGAAGGTTTTTCCTCTCTTCAAATTCTTACATAATTATTCTTCTCTAAAATTATGGTGCAAAAAATCTCTACTGGGATCCATTAGCCAAGTAACACTTAACATTTTACTGAATTTCAACAAACAGTTTATAATGCAATCAAAACTTTACAAATGGAAACAGTCACTATTTGGCTCTTTGGAGTAAGTAAAACTAAGCCTTTTACTATAAATCAAAatagaggaaagaaagcaaataccGTATATCATCAAGATGGTATTACAGTGTAGAAAAGAGAAGTTCATTTAATAAAAGTCTAGAAATATGAAAAGTAACTTACTTCCTCAGGGAATCTATAATATCCATAGAAAAGTGCTCATCCCAGCCACAGTCCAACAGAAATCTAAACTCATCAACTTGCAGAAGATAGCAAAGAGCAGACTCTTCTTGAACCCCAGAGAGGGTAGTTAATTTGATAATAGATGTCATTTTTGGTCCAAAAACAATCCAAAAAGtcttctcaaaagaaataaaaacataattaaaaatacatcataGTCTAACAAACAATGTACAAATTAACATTGCATCAGGTTTCTAAGTGGGCAGAAATTCCATAAAcatatctgagagagagcaagagagagagcatgagcagggggaggggcagagaaaagcagactccatgctgagcaaggagcccgatgcagggctcgatcccaggaccccgggatcatgacctgaattgaaaggcagacactcaactgactgagccacccaggcgccaggcgccccagaaagcaAACACTTTAAAGACCTATTTCCATCATTGCTAAATTTCAAAGTACAAACATGATCTTATGTACTCTTGTTTACAATGAGTCCTTCAGTGGGCTCCCAGTGTGGCTTAATGAAAAGCAgtagacatggggcgcctgggtggctcagtctgccgtctgccttcggctcaggatccagccctgcatctggcatcagggtccctgctctgcgggaagcctgcttctccctctcccattccccctgcttgtgtccccctctcgctgtgtctctgtcaaataaataaataaaatctttaaaaaaaaaaaaaaaagaaaagcagtagaCTTTAGAATCAGTTTCAGATCTGAAACTACTACTAGGTGGTTCTAAGCAATTAATTAACCTTTCCTCACTTATGTATTCCAGCCTATAAACATGAGTATTAATAACACACATAAAACGGAGCACcttggcatagttggttaagcgtccgactcttggtttcaactcaagtagggatctcagggtcatgagataagAGTTCcgcatctggctccgtgctcagtgcaaagtctaCTTAAaactttccctctgctcctctccactccaccctcaccaccccccagtgcacactctctctccctctctaaaataaatcaatctcatggggcaccggggtggcttagtcagttaagcgtctgccttcggctcaggtcatgattccagggtcctggatctagccctatgtggggctccctgctcatcggagagcctgcttctccctctcctccctgctcgtgctttctctatctctgttgctctctctctctctctctcaaataaataaataaaatctttaaaaataaataaataaatcttcaatataatacacataaaaagGATGCTGGAAGATTTCAAATAATGTGTAAATTACCTAGAATAGAGACTACCAAGTTCCtcaatatataaatagataattaatGAACTCATTCTTCAAGGTGAATCTgtgcttcctttatttttctctgtgatgGCAATGATTTCATTGCATTACAATGATTAGCTTTCATGTCTCTCTCTCCTATTAGACCAGGGGTCCTTAAATAAATAGACCCCCTTGAGAATCTGATAAAAAGCTGTGGACTGTTCCTTCTCCCCTCAGTcgtcaaaaaacaaacaaacacatagaaATCCACATACTTTTCAGGCATTGAATGTTAAAAATGCTTGCGCTGGAAAGTAAGCAACTAAAAAAACAGAGGTAAAATCTCATGTTTGCAATTCCTAAAAGAGAACCTGACACACGGTAGGTGCTCAACATATATTTGATGGAATTTATGTTGGGATGCCTACTGTGTATATTTCAAGGAGATATAACATGAGCACATCTATTAGGATTTAAGACCTAGAATTGCATGCTATTAAACAGATGTTACAAAAACATTCATTAGCGAAGTACAGCTCCACAGCAATATTTCAGATCTTAGCTCCTTGAAGTAAATTAGCCTTCCCTGGCCAACTATGCAAGAAGGAGAGGTCACGCATACCTGATGGTCTCTTACCAGCTACCCAAGGTCCTATCAACAAAGTCAGGTAAGCTGTCACCTTTCATGACAATGTGTCAGGAGACCAATCCCACCACATTTCCCATCCTTTTTCTCCCCAGTCACAGGCAAAGACCCAAGACTCCTGGGTTGTTCATTATCACTGATGTGCACATCTGCCAGTCGGATCCACTCCTCTACTTTCTATCCCTCCCAAGTCCTTCCAGTATGTCCTCTGGAACGACGCTGCTTACCCTCACCCGAAACTGCACCTCTTCCCTGAAGGTTCTCTTTCTTCGCCTGATAACCTTCACAGGAACTGTTTCTCCTGCAGCCTTTTCAAGGGTTTCTTCCTTGTACCCCCTGTGCCTCCGAAGCAGGAAGTCTGTGCTCCTTGCTCCTCACTGCAGCTTCCAAACCAgatcttctccttcctcctccaaatACTCCGGGCCCTCCCAGATAGTTCACTAGGaaccttccctcttccctcttcacTGCTGGCATAGGTTAATCGGACCTCGTTCCCTGAGGACTTTAATACCTGATTTCAGTCTTCCTCAGTAACTCCGCTACAGACTCTAGTCCCCTTTCTCACTTCCAATAACCTCGTCTCACTTCAGCCTCCCACCACCACGGTTATGCCCTGAACCTCATCACCCCTGAGCTGCACCATTTCCAAATGTTCACCTTCTGGCGTCTCATGCTCTCACTCCCGCCTTGCTTACTCAGTAATCCCACCTCGAACATCCTTCGGCCTCACCGAATCTCTAACCCCCCAACTGCTCTTTCACCCTCTCCTGTCTCCATTCATGTCCTTCCTGTTGATCCACAATCCACCATGAGTATCTTGCAAACACGATCAAGTATCTGGCCGCTCTAGTCCTTCCTTATACCAGCCTGGCAAAACCCCAACCCTGACTGACTCCAGTCCTTCACTTTGCCTATTCCAGAAACTGAATGTTgccagagaaaaaacaaacaaacaatcccaCCACTGTGCTACTTACTCTTTAAAGTCAAAAAtctcaaatggaaaaaatatatatacatatatcaaacagGCACTAAGCACTACCTATCAATCTGAGTTTTTGTAGTAGGTTGACTATCTCTGAGATATGATTTCACATCACCTCTTTTCTGCTCAAGCATCATGCACCACTCCCTCCACCCTACTCTCAGCTGATCATCTCACCTCATTCTTCAGTTAGAAAACAAAGTCATTAGACAGTAACCCATTCTCCAATACCAATTCTATTAATGTATCTGCATGAACACTGTTGTGTCTCTGATTACAAGGAATCAATGGCACTGCTCTCATCCAAGGCCAATCCCCATGAGTACTCTGGatcctattctcattttttt
This genomic interval carries:
- the CPSF2 gene encoding cleavage and polyadenylation specificity factor subunit 2 isoform X3 produces the protein MTSIIKLTTLSGVQEESALCYLLQVDEFRFLLDCGWDEHFSMDIIDSLRKHVHQIDAVLLSHPDPLHLGALPYAVGKLGLNCAIYATIPVYKMGQMFMYDLYQSRHNTEDFTLFTLDDVDAAFDKIQQLKFSQIVNLKGKGHGLSITPLPAGHMIGGTIWKIVKDGEEEIVYAVDFNHKREIHLNGCSLEMLSRPSLLITDSFNATYVQPRRKQRDEQLLTNVLETLRGDGNVLIAVDTAGRVLELAQLLDQIWRTKDAGLGVYSLALLNNVSYNVVEFSKSQVEWMSDKLMRCFEDKRNNPFQFRHLSLCHGLSDLARVPSPKVVLASQPDLECGFSRDLFIQWCQDPKNSIILTYRTTPGTLARFLIDNPSEKITEIELRKRVKLEGKELEEYLEKEKLKKEAAKKLEQSKEPEDFLVPELQATEEEKSKLESGLTNGDEPMDQDLSDVPTKCISTTESIEIKARVTYIDYEGRSDGDSIKKIINQMKPRQLIIVHGPPEASQDLAECCRAFGGKDIKVYMPKLHETVDATSETHIYQVRLKDSLVSSLQFCKAKDAELAWIDGVLDMRVSKVDTGVILEEGELKDDGEDSEMQVDAPSDSSVIAQQKAMKSLFGDDEKETGEESEIIPTLEPLPPHEVPGHQSVFMNEPRLSDFKQVLLREGIQAEFVGGVLVCNNQVAVRRTETGRIGLEGCLCQDFYRIRDLLYEQYAIV
- the CPSF2 gene encoding cleavage and polyadenylation specificity factor subunit 2 isoform X2, yielding MTSIIKLTTLSGVQEESALCYLLQVDEFRFLLDCGWDEHFSMDIIDSLRKHVHQIDAVLLSHPDPLHLGALPYAVGKLGLNCAIYATIPVYKMGQMFMYDLYQSRHNTEDFTLFTLDDVDAAFDKIQQLKFSQIVNLKGKGHGLSITPLPAGHMIGGTIWKIVKDGEEEIVYAVDFNHKREIHLNGCSLEMLSRPSLLITDSFNATYVQPRRKQRDEQLLTNVLETLRGDGNVLIAVDTAGRVLELAQLLDQIWRTKDAGLGVYSLALLNNVSYNVVEFSKSQVEWMSDKLMRCFEDKRNNPFQFRHLSLCHGLSDLARVPSPKVVLASQPDLECGFSRDLFIQWCQDPKNSIILTYRTTPGTLARFLIDNPSEKITEIELRKRVKLEGKELEEYLEKEKLKKEAAKKLEQSKEADIDSSDESDVEEDIDQPSAHKTKHDLMMKGEGSRKGSFFKQAKKSYPMFPAPEERIKWDEYGEIIKARVTYIDYEGRSDGDSIKKIINQMKPRQLIIVHGPPEASQDLAECCRAFGGKDIKVYMPKLHETVDATSETHIYQVRLKDSLVSSLQFCKAKDAELAWIDGVLDMRVSKVDTGVILEEGELKDDGEDSEMQVDAPSDSSVIAQQKAMKSLFGDDEKETGEESEIIPTLEPLPPHEVPGHQSVFMNEPRLSDFKQVLLREGIQAEFVGGVLVCNNQVAVRRTETGRIGLEGCLCQDFYRIRDLLYEQYAIV